A stretch of the Bradyrhizobium sp. CCBAU 53351 genome encodes the following:
- a CDS encoding YiaA/YiaB family inner membrane protein, whose protein sequence is MNQNGQPHSSAWVTFTYASFAASAFLVAIGVFFLPIDFWMKGYLTMGIVMLIQTCITLTKTVRDNHESSRLVNRIEDAKAERLLMEVSKAA, encoded by the coding sequence ATGAACCAGAACGGCCAGCCCCACAGCAGCGCCTGGGTGACCTTCACCTATGCGTCCTTCGCAGCCTCCGCCTTCCTCGTCGCCATCGGCGTCTTCTTCCTGCCGATCGATTTCTGGATGAAAGGCTATCTCACCATGGGTATCGTCATGCTGATCCAGACCTGCATCACCCTGACCAAGACCGTGCGAGACAATCACGAGAGCAGCCGGCTGGTGAACCGCATCGAGGACGCGAAGGCCGAGCGGCTGTTGATGGAGGTTTCCAAGGCCGCGTAA
- a CDS encoding glycoside hydrolase family 3 protein has product MQFLGRIGLILLWLAAPPLAFAAANKNDPYLLVMRGAGNVVLVVASIAIVILLLRKGRWRTIAGKLLVMLWCLPPVLMTAAHLKFEWRKHEVLGASAAEARQLGPHFMVGYSSFPEVARLAKQGLISGVYVTRHNIRGRTVEALQAEIAALQDIRRSAGRPPLIVAADQEGGIVGHLAPPLTKVPALATLAGLAPDDQQAKAQEFGRIHGRELAGLGVNLNLAPVLDLKPPARRNRLDFHTLIGQRAIATDPAVVSTIAGAYVRGLEESGVGATLKHFPGIGRVRTDTHHFSANLDTPVKELEASDWLPFREVLSHSRSALMVGHVTLTAVDPDRAASHSKRVVEGVLRQAWGYQGVVMTDDLVMGAIYQNDVCKAVVEAVNAGVDLLLVAYDGAQFYRVFACALDGARQGKLDAMMLHASAARLARGFSTEQARAASGVIRIVGTH; this is encoded by the coding sequence ATGCAATTCCTCGGTCGTATCGGTCTCATCCTGCTCTGGCTGGCTGCGCCTCCCCTTGCATTCGCTGCCGCGAACAAGAACGATCCTTATCTGCTCGTGATGCGTGGCGCTGGAAACGTCGTGCTTGTCGTCGCAAGCATCGCGATCGTCATCCTTCTGCTGCGCAAAGGACGTTGGCGCACCATTGCGGGCAAGCTGCTCGTCATGCTCTGGTGCCTGCCGCCGGTCCTGATGACCGCGGCGCATCTGAAGTTCGAGTGGCGCAAGCACGAGGTTCTCGGTGCCAGTGCCGCCGAGGCGCGCCAGCTCGGGCCTCATTTCATGGTCGGCTATTCCTCCTTCCCGGAGGTTGCGCGCCTTGCCAAGCAGGGATTGATCAGCGGCGTCTACGTGACCCGCCACAACATCCGCGGCAGGACCGTCGAGGCGCTGCAGGCCGAGATCGCGGCGCTCCAGGACATCAGGCGCTCAGCGGGCCGGCCGCCGTTGATCGTCGCTGCGGACCAGGAGGGCGGTATCGTCGGCCATCTCGCGCCGCCGCTGACGAAAGTGCCGGCCCTGGCGACGCTCGCCGGGCTTGCTCCCGACGACCAGCAGGCCAAGGCGCAAGAGTTCGGCCGGATCCACGGCCGCGAGCTCGCCGGCCTCGGCGTCAACCTCAACCTCGCCCCGGTGCTCGATCTCAAGCCGCCGGCGCGGCGCAACCGGCTCGATTTCCACACGCTGATCGGCCAGCGCGCGATCGCGACCGACCCGGCCGTCGTCTCGACGATTGCGGGCGCCTATGTGCGCGGGCTGGAAGAATCCGGCGTCGGTGCCACGCTCAAGCATTTTCCCGGCATCGGCCGCGTGCGCACCGACACGCATCATTTCAGCGCCAATCTCGACACGCCGGTGAAGGAGCTCGAGGCATCCGACTGGCTTCCGTTCCGCGAGGTGCTGTCGCATTCGCGCAGCGCGCTCATGGTTGGCCATGTCACGCTCACCGCGGTCGATCCCGATCGCGCCGCATCACATTCGAAACGCGTCGTCGAAGGCGTCCTCCGGCAGGCATGGGGCTATCAGGGGGTGGTGATGACCGACGACCTCGTGATGGGCGCGATCTACCAGAACGACGTCTGCAAGGCCGTGGTCGAAGCGGTCAATGCCGGCGTCGATTTGCTGCTGGTCGCCTATGACGGCGCGCAGTTCTACCGCGTCTTCGCCTGCGCCCTGGACGGGGCGCGGCAGGGCAAGCTCGATGCCATGATGCTGCATGCGAGCGCGGCGCGGCTGGCACGGGGCTTTTCGACCGAGCAGGCGCGCGCGGCCTCAGGCGTGATCCGCATCGTCGGTACGCATTAG
- a CDS encoding TetR/AcrR family transcriptional regulator — protein MSKVLERREKFRSSLILAAERMIADRGLPGLKTRDLAREIGCANGAVYNLVADMDELILRVGSRTLLRLDGALSAAVSAGEPSPQETLVRIAIAYCDFAAENLQLWRALFEHRMDADKTVPDWSVQDQLQLFRHIYQPLAMLFPKRNREELGITARSLFSAVHGMVALGLEQKLVAVPLPALREEIAGLVRAMVDGLIARQR, from the coding sequence ATGTCTAAGGTACTGGAACGACGAGAGAAATTTCGATCATCTCTGATCCTGGCGGCGGAGCGGATGATCGCCGACCGTGGCTTGCCCGGCCTGAAAACCCGCGATCTCGCCCGCGAGATCGGCTGCGCCAATGGCGCGGTCTACAATCTCGTGGCTGACATGGACGAGCTGATCCTGCGTGTGGGCTCGCGCACGCTGCTCCGGCTCGATGGGGCACTCAGTGCCGCGGTCAGCGCCGGCGAGCCATCCCCGCAGGAGACGCTGGTCCGCATCGCCATCGCCTATTGCGATTTCGCGGCCGAGAATCTCCAGCTCTGGCGCGCGCTGTTCGAGCACCGCATGGACGCCGACAAGACCGTCCCCGACTGGTCGGTCCAGGACCAGTTGCAACTGTTCCGCCACATCTACCAGCCGCTGGCCATGCTGTTTCCAAAGCGCAACCGCGAAGAGCTCGGCATCACGGCTCGCAGCCTGTTCTCGGCAGTGCATGGCATGGTCGCGCTGGGACTGGAGCAGAAGCTGGTCGCCGTGCCGCTGCCGGCGCTGCGCGAGGAGATCGCGGGCCTCGTGCGCGCGATGGTCGACGGATTGATCGCACGCCAGCGGTAG
- a CDS encoding GFA family protein, with product MAKAAAAGIATGRCLCGKVSFEIDIPARWAWHDHSAASRRAHGAAYATYVGSWKKRFRITSGKTALTRYEDKATKTTRSFCSHCGTPIAYERPRGPHMVNIPRALFRERTGRQPLYHIGIEELQEWAYTGEPLVPLKGFPGVVWQRSKKKKRAGGEDPFELGREEM from the coding sequence ATGGCCAAAGCCGCCGCCGCAGGGATCGCCACCGGCCGATGTCTCTGCGGCAAGGTCAGCTTCGAGATCGACATCCCCGCGCGCTGGGCTTGGCACGATCATTCCGCCGCGAGCCGCCGTGCCCATGGCGCGGCGTATGCGACCTATGTCGGTAGCTGGAAGAAGCGCTTTCGCATCACGTCAGGGAAAACGGCGCTGACGCGCTACGAGGACAAGGCGACCAAGACTACCCGCAGCTTCTGCTCGCATTGCGGCACGCCGATCGCCTATGAGCGTCCGCGCGGGCCGCATATGGTCAACATCCCCCGTGCTCTGTTCAGAGAACGTACCGGCCGGCAGCCGCTCTATCACATAGGGATCGAAGAGCTGCAGGAATGGGCCTATACCGGCGAGCCGCTGGTGCCGCTGAAGGGCTTTCCGGGCGTGGTCTGGCAGCGCTCGAAAAAGAAGAAGCGCGCGGGCGGCGAGGATCCGTTCGAGCTGGGGCGCGAGGAGATGTAG
- a CDS encoding peroxiredoxin-like family protein, with protein MALQDKLDAFKADFEGGRLPLKPSREVLDIMHRATAELIASGQVQRAKKAGDAAPDFTLKDHEGKQVALRELLAKGPLVVSFYRGAWCPYCNLELQALQEALPEIVARGASLVAISPQTAPNSRKSERDNKLSFPILSDVRSAVAEAFGVRFALPAELVALYKAFKNDLPTFNDDPAWVLPMPARYVIGRDGIIAYAEVNPDYTRRPDPSELLPVLDRLRAGKAA; from the coding sequence ATGGCCCTGCAAGACAAGCTCGATGCCTTCAAAGCCGATTTCGAAGGCGGCCGCCTGCCGCTCAAGCCCAGCCGCGAGGTGCTCGACATCATGCACCGCGCGACCGCCGAGCTGATCGCGAGCGGTCAGGTGCAGCGCGCAAAAAAGGCCGGTGATGCCGCGCCGGATTTCACCCTGAAAGACCACGAGGGCAAGCAGGTCGCCTTGCGCGAGCTGCTCGCCAAGGGACCGCTGGTCGTGTCGTTCTATCGCGGCGCCTGGTGTCCTTATTGCAATCTCGAGCTCCAGGCGCTGCAGGAGGCGCTGCCGGAGATCGTCGCCCGCGGTGCCAGCCTGGTTGCGATCTCGCCGCAGACTGCGCCGAACAGCCGGAAATCGGAGCGCGACAACAAGCTGTCGTTCCCGATTCTGAGCGACGTCAGGAGTGCGGTCGCGGAGGCCTTCGGCGTTCGCTTCGCGCTGCCGGCTGAGCTCGTCGCGCTCTACAAAGCGTTCAAGAATGACCTGCCGACGTTCAACGACGATCCGGCCTGGGTGCTGCCGATGCCGGCGCGTTACGTCATCGGCCGCGACGGAATCATCGCCTATGCGGAGGTGAATCCCGACTACACGCGCCGTCCTGATCCGTCGGAACTGTTGCCGGTGCTGGATCGCCTGCGGGCCGGCAAGGCGGCTTGA
- a CDS encoding alkene reductase: MKFEALFKPLQVGPYKLAHRVAMAPLTRMRAERESFSPRPLNAEYYAQRATPGGLLIAEASPVLSHGRGNPATPGIYSQGQIDGWRKVVEAVHAKGGIIFLQLWHVGRVSHSSFHGGELPVSASAIPIKAAGMKAMTADGKISDYETPRALETEEVKGIVEAFRQGAKNALAAGFDGVEIHGANGYLLEQFLQSRSNQRTDQYGGSIENRARLLLEVTQAAIDVCGANRVAVRLSPHGIANDSGEPDPMPLYTHVVKALDKLGLAYLHFIEPRSSGAGRADVHWENVPSAMVLFRPLYSGVLMTAGGFTGETANAAIAEGHADIIAFGRIFISNPDLPRRLAHGYPITPYNRATFYGGEEKGYTDYPVYDELTPA, translated from the coding sequence ATGAAATTCGAAGCGTTGTTTAAGCCGTTGCAGGTCGGTCCTTACAAGCTTGCGCATCGCGTCGCGATGGCGCCGTTGACCCGCATGCGGGCTGAGCGCGAGAGCTTTTCGCCGCGGCCGCTCAACGCCGAATATTATGCCCAGCGCGCAACGCCCGGCGGCCTGCTCATTGCCGAAGCCTCGCCGGTGCTGTCGCACGGCCGCGGCAACCCGGCGACTCCAGGCATCTATTCGCAGGGGCAGATCGACGGCTGGCGCAAGGTGGTCGAGGCGGTGCACGCTAAGGGCGGCATCATCTTCCTCCAGCTCTGGCATGTCGGCCGCGTCTCGCATTCCTCGTTCCATGGCGGCGAGCTGCCGGTTTCGGCTTCGGCGATCCCGATCAAGGCGGCCGGGATGAAGGCGATGACCGCCGACGGCAAGATCTCGGACTACGAGACGCCGCGCGCGCTGGAAACCGAGGAGGTCAAGGGGATTGTCGAGGCCTTCAGGCAAGGCGCGAAGAACGCGCTCGCCGCCGGTTTCGACGGTGTCGAGATCCACGGCGCCAACGGCTATTTGCTCGAGCAGTTCCTGCAGTCGCGCAGCAACCAGCGCACCGATCAATATGGCGGTTCGATCGAGAATCGCGCGCGGCTCTTGCTCGAAGTCACGCAGGCCGCGATCGACGTCTGCGGCGCGAACCGCGTCGCGGTGCGGCTGTCGCCCCACGGCATCGCCAATGATTCCGGCGAGCCCGATCCGATGCCGCTCTATACCCATGTGGTGAAGGCGCTCGACAAGCTTGGCCTCGCTTATCTGCATTTCATCGAGCCGCGCTCGAGCGGCGCCGGCCGAGCCGACGTCCATTGGGAGAACGTGCCGTCGGCCATGGTGCTATTCCGACCGCTCTACAGCGGCGTGCTGATGACCGCCGGCGGCTTTACCGGCGAGACCGCGAATGCCGCGATTGCCGAAGGCCATGCGGACATCATCGCGTTCGGCCGCATCTTCATCTCCAATCCCGATCTGCCGCGGCGCCTCGCGCACGGCTACCCGATCACGCCGTACAACCGCGCGACGTTCTATGGCGGCGAGGAGAAGGGGTATACGGACTACCCTGTTTATGACGAGCTGACGCCGGCCTGA
- a CDS encoding PspA/IM30 family protein, giving the protein MFKTVVTLFRGSVAAAGEELEDRTALLILDQQMRDAAAAVERSKRTLALAIAQDQQEGRKLDATIARITDLETRAVAALDGGREDLAKEAAEAIAGLEADRDAAMTARALFATEIARLKRHVANAQARITELDRGRRLARASEAVRSLRRSGIEAARPYESTLPEAESTLRRLRDRQMEAQAADDALVELDAATGPIATAERLAEQGFGPRLKTTADDVLARLKSRRAPAA; this is encoded by the coding sequence ATGTTCAAGACCGTCGTGACACTTTTCCGCGGTAGCGTCGCCGCCGCCGGCGAGGAGCTGGAGGACCGGACGGCCCTCCTCATTCTCGACCAGCAGATGCGCGATGCGGCCGCCGCCGTCGAGCGCAGCAAGCGAACGCTGGCGCTGGCGATTGCGCAGGACCAGCAGGAGGGCCGCAAGCTGGACGCGACAATTGCCCGCATTACCGATCTCGAAACCCGCGCGGTTGCGGCGCTCGACGGCGGTCGTGAGGATCTCGCCAAGGAGGCCGCCGAAGCCATCGCCGGCCTGGAGGCCGACCGCGATGCCGCGATGACGGCCCGTGCGCTGTTCGCGACCGAGATCGCCCGCCTGAAGCGGCATGTTGCCAACGCGCAGGCCCGCATCACCGAGCTCGATCGCGGCCGCCGTCTGGCCCGCGCTTCGGAAGCCGTGCGCTCGCTTCGCCGCAGCGGCATCGAGGCGGCGCGTCCCTACGAATCCACGCTGCCGGAGGCCGAGAGCACGTTGCGGCGTCTGCGCGATCGGCAGATGGAAGCCCAGGCCGCCGACGATGCGCTGGTCGAGCTCGATGCGGCCACAGGTCCCATCGCGACCGCCGAGAGGCTCGCCGAGCAGGGCTTTGGCCCGCGGCTGAAAACCACGGCGGACGATGTGCTCGCGCGGCTGAAATCCAGGCGCGCGCCGGCAGCCTGA
- a CDS encoding aldehyde dehydrogenase family protein — MAVSQAIPITRHPFANGSYKQMLIDGKWVDAASGKRFETRNPATGELLATVAEGDKEDIDRAVAAARRAFEGPWSKVKPFERQNLLLKLADLVEKNFDELSQLDTLDMGAPLSRTRAYRLRAVGMLRYYAGQTTAIHGETIENSLPGEIFSYTLKEPIGVVGAIIPWNGPLTATIWKIGPAIATGCTVVLKPAEEAPLTSLRIAELAMEAGIPPGVVNVVPGYGETAGAALASHHDVDKVAFTGSHVTGQSIIRASAGNLKRVSLELGGKSPDIVFADADLDAAVPGAAMAVFANSGQICSAGTRLFVEQAIYEEFVGRVAEFGKKLQVGNGLDPNVQIGPLVSEQQLERVTGYLDIGQKEGARALAGGGRVTEGALSKGFFVSPTVFAGVQDNMRIAQEEIFGPVISAIAFKDMDELVKRANNTTFGLGSGLWTRDVSKAHAVAKSLRAGSVWVNCYQAMDPAVPFGGYKMSGYGRESGKQHVEEYLNVKAVWIKTA, encoded by the coding sequence ATGGCTGTGTCGCAGGCTATTCCGATCACGCGCCATCCGTTCGCCAACGGGTCCTACAAGCAGATGCTGATCGACGGGAAATGGGTCGATGCGGCCTCGGGCAAGCGCTTCGAGACGCGCAATCCCGCAACGGGCGAGCTGCTCGCAACCGTCGCCGAGGGTGACAAGGAAGACATCGATCGTGCGGTCGCTGCCGCCCGCCGTGCCTTCGAAGGCCCCTGGAGCAAGGTCAAGCCGTTCGAGCGGCAGAACCTGCTCCTCAAGCTTGCCGACCTCGTCGAGAAGAATTTTGACGAATTGTCGCAGCTCGACACGCTCGACATGGGCGCGCCGCTCAGCCGCACCCGTGCCTATCGTCTGCGCGCCGTCGGCATGCTGCGTTATTATGCCGGCCAAACCACCGCGATCCACGGCGAGACCATCGAGAATTCGCTGCCGGGCGAAATCTTCTCCTATACGCTGAAGGAGCCGATCGGCGTCGTCGGCGCCATCATTCCCTGGAACGGCCCGCTGACCGCGACGATCTGGAAGATCGGTCCCGCGATCGCGACCGGCTGCACCGTGGTGCTCAAGCCTGCGGAAGAAGCGCCACTGACCTCGCTGCGCATCGCCGAGCTGGCGATGGAAGCCGGCATTCCGCCGGGCGTCGTCAACGTTGTCCCCGGCTATGGCGAGACCGCGGGTGCCGCGCTCGCCTCGCATCATGACGTCGACAAGGTCGCCTTCACGGGCTCGCACGTCACGGGCCAGTCGATCATCCGCGCCTCCGCCGGCAATCTCAAGCGCGTCTCGCTGGAGTTGGGTGGCAAATCACCGGACATCGTGTTTGCCGACGCCGATCTCGATGCCGCCGTGCCCGGCGCGGCGATGGCGGTGTTCGCCAATTCCGGGCAGATCTGCAGCGCTGGCACGCGTCTGTTCGTCGAGCAGGCGATCTACGAGGAGTTCGTCGGTCGCGTCGCCGAGTTTGGCAAGAAGCTGCAGGTCGGCAACGGTCTCGATCCCAACGTGCAGATCGGCCCGCTGGTCTCCGAGCAGCAGCTCGAGCGCGTCACCGGTTATCTCGACATCGGCCAGAAGGAAGGCGCACGCGCTCTCGCCGGCGGCGGCCGGGTGACTGAAGGCGCGCTTTCGAAAGGCTTCTTCGTCTCGCCGACGGTGTTCGCGGGCGTCCAGGACAACATGCGCATCGCGCAGGAGGAGATCTTTGGTCCCGTCATCTCCGCGATCGCGTTCAAGGACATGGACGAGCTGGTCAAGCGCGCCAACAACACCACCTTTGGGCTCGGTTCCGGCCTGTGGACGCGCGACGTCAGCAAGGCGCATGCGGTTGCAAAGTCGCTGCGCGCAGGTTCAGTGTGGGTGAACTGCTACCAGGCGATGGACCCGGCCGTGCCGTTCGGCGGCTACAAGATGAGCGGCTACGGCCGCGAGTCCGGCAAGCAGCATGTCGAGGAATATCTCAACGTGAAGGCGGTCTGGATCAAGACGGCGTAA
- a CDS encoding LysR family transcriptional regulator — MSDRLQEMAVFVRAAECGSFSKAARELGLSQPSVSRIISELEARLDVKLLLRTTRRITVTDAGALFLTRAREVLADIEDAEDAARGIDSLRGTIRIAMPIMYGMRQIIPHLRKFLAMHPLLHVELSVVDERQNLVAEGADLAIRLGELDDSAFGARKLETLQRLLVASPSYLAARGTPKTPADLASHDCIFGPGHSGRASWVFTRNGAETSVDVRGRIHTDSGPGVFACALAGLGISMATSVMAAPEIKSGALVPLLKGYKASPLAVHAVFPGGPRPSSKIRALVDYLAEELR, encoded by the coding sequence ATGAGTGATCGGCTTCAGGAAATGGCGGTGTTCGTCCGGGCCGCCGAATGCGGCAGTTTTTCCAAGGCTGCCCGCGAACTTGGCCTGTCTCAGCCTTCGGTGTCCCGCATCATCAGCGAATTGGAGGCGCGGCTCGACGTCAAGCTGCTGCTCCGGACCACGCGCCGCATCACCGTGACCGACGCCGGGGCGCTCTTCCTCACGCGCGCGCGTGAGGTCCTCGCCGACATCGAGGACGCCGAGGACGCGGCGCGCGGAATCGACTCGCTGCGCGGGACCATCCGCATCGCAATGCCCATCATGTACGGCATGCGGCAGATCATTCCGCATCTGCGGAAATTCCTGGCGATGCATCCGTTACTCCACGTCGAGCTGTCGGTGGTCGACGAACGCCAGAATCTCGTTGCCGAAGGCGCCGACCTCGCCATCCGCCTCGGCGAACTCGACGATTCCGCGTTCGGCGCACGCAAGCTCGAAACCTTGCAGCGTCTCCTGGTGGCGTCCCCGTCCTATCTCGCCGCGCGCGGCACGCCGAAAACGCCGGCCGATCTCGCTTCACATGATTGCATCTTCGGACCCGGTCATTCCGGCCGGGCGAGTTGGGTGTTCACGCGCAACGGCGCGGAAACGTCGGTGGACGTGCGCGGCCGCATCCACACCGACTCGGGTCCGGGCGTGTTCGCCTGCGCCCTGGCGGGGCTCGGCATTTCGATGGCAACGTCGGTGATGGCCGCCCCCGAGATCAAGTCGGGCGCGCTGGTCCCGTTGTTGAAAGGCTACAAGGCCTCGCCGCTCGCCGTGCATGCCGTCTTCCCGGGTGGCCCACGTCCTTCCAGCAAGATACGGGCCCTGGTCGACTACCTGGCGGAGGAGTTGAGATAG
- a CDS encoding SDR family NAD(P)-dependent oxidoreductase, with the protein MPHPAIVKDNVAVITGGASGIGFAAAVAFARAGMKLCIVDVDEPRLAEAAARLSSVTTAADVMTFAVDVSSAESVTELEGAVRERFGGTDILMNNAGIQPGSTLFGEPDHWQRIIGVNMWGIINGSRIFAPGMIARGRRGLIINTGSKQGITTPPGDPAYNVSKAGVKAFTEALQHELRNTKDCRITAHLLIPGFVFTGLTAKGRTEKPAGAWTPEQTVDFMLARLEAGDFYILCPDNDVPRALDEKRMLWAAGDIVENRPPLSRWHPDYADAFKRFVEGE; encoded by the coding sequence ATGCCCCATCCCGCCATCGTCAAAGACAATGTTGCTGTGATCACCGGCGGCGCGTCCGGCATCGGATTTGCCGCTGCCGTCGCTTTTGCGCGCGCGGGAATGAAGCTGTGTATCGTCGATGTCGACGAGCCCCGGTTGGCAGAAGCTGCAGCAAGACTGTCATCCGTCACCACTGCCGCAGATGTGATGACCTTCGCCGTCGATGTCAGCAGCGCCGAGAGCGTGACGGAACTGGAGGGCGCGGTGCGCGAGCGGTTCGGCGGCACCGATATCCTGATGAACAATGCCGGCATCCAGCCAGGCAGCACATTGTTCGGCGAGCCCGACCATTGGCAGCGCATCATCGGCGTCAACATGTGGGGCATCATCAACGGCTCGCGCATCTTCGCGCCGGGCATGATCGCGCGCGGCAGGCGCGGCCTCATCATCAACACCGGCTCGAAGCAGGGCATCACCACGCCGCCCGGCGATCCCGCCTACAATGTCTCCAAGGCCGGCGTGAAAGCGTTCACCGAGGCGCTCCAGCATGAGCTGCGCAACACGAAGGACTGTCGCATCACGGCGCACCTGCTGATCCCCGGCTTCGTGTTCACCGGCCTCACCGCGAAGGGCCGCACCGAAAAGCCGGCCGGCGCCTGGACGCCGGAACAGACGGTCGATTTCATGCTGGCGCGGCTGGAGGCCGGCGATTTCTACATCCTGTGCCCGGACAACGACGTGCCACGCGCGCTCGACGAGAAGCGCATGCTGTGGGCCGCCGGCGACATCGTCGAGAACCGCCCGCCGCTGTCACGCTGGCATCCGGATTACGCGGATGCGTTCAAGAGGTTTGTGGAGGGGGAGTGA
- a CDS encoding thiamine pyrophosphate-binding protein, with amino-acid sequence MKNKITGRSAFLALLKDEGITHLFGNPGTTELPIMHALKDHPDLTYVMAMQESLVVAIADGYSRASGKLVACNVHVAPGLGNAMGSLYNAQFTGTPMILTAGQQEQGHGLMEPVLYGPLVRMAEPLVKWAVEVTRLEDLPRIVRRAAKVAMTPPTGPVFISLPGDILNSEAGIDLGRSTRIDARVKPSDEALKAFAARLLKAERPVIVTMDEVVKSDALKEAAELAELLGAAAYQSSTPYGSHFLSESPSFVGTLARVQKVARDTLAPYDLLIALGGDPLRMSVYSEVDALPDGLGIVQVGLVDWEIAKNYGAEIALKADLKETLRALIPVLKEMGGATLTGRAKQRLAELAPKNWSARRAGLVEQIGKSAGRAPIDPDYLVLQMVEAMPENAILVDEGLTSSRQVTALRPHRDRFGYHGLASGGIGWGLPASVGASIANPDRPVVCFSGDGSAMYSIQSLWTAAHHKLPLNVVIANNGGYRIIKQRLLAFHGDDNYVGMDFVDPPVDFAGVAKALGCEAIRISDPRELKATLASAFGRPGTKLIEVMVDGKV; translated from the coding sequence ATGAAGAACAAGATCACCGGCCGCTCCGCCTTTCTCGCGCTGCTCAAGGACGAAGGCATCACGCATCTGTTCGGCAATCCCGGCACCACCGAGCTGCCGATCATGCATGCGCTGAAGGACCATCCCGACCTCACCTATGTGATGGCGATGCAGGAGAGCCTGGTGGTCGCAATTGCCGATGGCTACAGCCGGGCCTCCGGCAAACTCGTCGCCTGCAACGTCCATGTCGCGCCCGGGCTCGGCAATGCCATGGGCTCACTCTACAACGCCCAATTCACGGGCACGCCGATGATCCTCACCGCGGGACAACAGGAGCAGGGCCACGGCCTGATGGAGCCGGTGCTGTATGGCCCGCTGGTGCGCATGGCCGAGCCGCTGGTGAAATGGGCGGTCGAGGTGACGCGGCTGGAGGATCTGCCGCGCATCGTGCGCCGCGCCGCCAAGGTGGCGATGACGCCGCCGACCGGCCCGGTGTTCATCTCGCTGCCCGGCGACATTCTCAACAGCGAGGCCGGCATCGACCTCGGCCGCTCCACCCGCATCGATGCGCGCGTCAAGCCGTCGGACGAAGCGCTGAAAGCCTTTGCCGCGCGGCTGCTGAAGGCCGAGCGCCCCGTCATCGTCACCATGGACGAGGTGGTGAAGAGCGACGCGCTCAAGGAGGCGGCCGAACTCGCCGAGCTGCTCGGCGCTGCCGCCTACCAGTCCTCGACGCCCTACGGCTCGCACTTCCTCTCGGAGAGCCCGAGCTTCGTTGGCACGCTCGCGCGCGTGCAGAAGGTCGCGCGCGATACGCTGGCGCCTTACGACCTGCTGATCGCGCTCGGCGGCGATCCGCTGCGGATGTCGGTCTACAGCGAGGTCGATGCGCTGCCGGACGGGCTCGGCATCGTGCAGGTCGGCCTCGTCGATTGGGAGATCGCCAAGAATTACGGCGCCGAGATCGCGCTGAAGGCGGACCTGAAGGAGACGCTGCGCGCGCTGATCCCGGTGCTGAAGGAGATGGGCGGCGCGACGCTCACGGGCCGCGCCAAGCAGCGTCTCGCCGAGCTCGCGCCGAAGAACTGGAGCGCCCGCCGCGCAGGGCTGGTCGAGCAGATCGGCAAGAGCGCGGGCCGCGCGCCGATTGATCCCGACTATCTCGTGCTGCAGATGGTCGAGGCCATGCCGGAGAATGCCATCCTGGTCGACGAAGGCCTCACCTCGAGCCGCCAGGTCACGGCGCTGCGGCCGCATCGCGACCGCTTCGGCTATCACGGCCTTGCCTCCGGCGGCATCGGCTGGGGCCTGCCGGCCTCCGTCGGCGCCAGCATCGCCAACCCGGATCGCCCCGTGGTGTGCTTCTCCGGCGACGGCAGCGCGATGTATTCGATCCAGTCGCTGTGGACGGCGGCGCATCACAAGCTGCCGCTCAACGTCGTCATCGCCAACAATGGCGGCTACCGCATCATCAAGCAGCGCCTGCTGGCCTTTCACGGCGACGACAATTATGTCGGCATGGATTTCGTCGATCCGCCCGTGGATTTCGCCGGTGTGGCGAAGGCGCTCGGCTGCGAGGCGATCAGGATCAGCGACCCCCGTGAGCTGAAGGCGACTTTGGCCTCGGCGTTTGGCCGGCCGGGGACGAAGCTGATCGAGGTGATGGTGGACGGGAAGGTGTAG